The sequence below is a genomic window from Gopherus evgoodei ecotype Sinaloan lineage chromosome 9, rGopEvg1_v1.p, whole genome shotgun sequence.
tgtattccattatatgtaatgttgtattcagcaggagagctgactcacccttactatgaagtttttgcaaataaatctctgacaaacttcagggcatatcaaaaaacctgtgactgacattttttattcccaaatgttagtgcttttaattaggtactttcttcatgtccattctgcatgagggagagtgcatggaagtctctgctgggaactgtgactctctgccaccatgaggcaggctgggcatctcattatcctttgctgtcaagtccctcctccccctcccccaccaggctgtgagcttgggttgccatccggcataggggcaccagtttaataatactgcgtagggccccataaatcctaaggacggccctgctcacAGTTGTGATGAGAGCAGTCAGTATCAGGTAttgagggacagctgctggaggaccgTTAGTGCAGAGATAATTAATGCAATATCTACACTTGTGCTACATCAACCTCTGTATATCAACCATGGCTCAACGCCAcatggggaggtggtgttactatggCTGCATAATGGGGCATTTACATTGGTGGAAGATAAATTTAaatgtagacacatgcacaattaGGTCAATACAAGGtggcttacattgacctaattttgtaatgtagaccagtcCTAAGAAACTCCACAAACCTCAGCACTTTCCATTTCAGGTGCAAGACACTCATCTTCAGCCTGCCTTTTGCCAGTACACAGGgcacacaaaataaaatgtaattaaatttaaaaaatccttacaGTCTTCCATCTGAGGACAGGAAAAAAGAACCACACATATAGCAGATGCTAGTTATGTCTCTCAATGTACTGCTGGTAGTGTTcagaccagaggtcggcaacctttgagaagtggtatGCTAactcttcattaatttaaggttaTGCGTGCCAGtaaaaggttttgtgtgccagacCGGCAGCGCGGGCAGCAGATGGAactccagaccggcagcgggctgagccactcatcCCGCTGCCAATCTGGCATTCTGTccgctggcccctgccagccagggtcccggccactggcctCGCTCAGTCtgggttccatccatccaggccagcagaaggctgagcagggccagcagccgggaccccagctggcaaggggccggcagccagaacccaagACTAGCTGCGGACTGAGCCGCTCATTCTGCTGCAGTTCTGGGGTTCCGTAAttcagaccggcagtgggctgagtgggctggtggccaggaccctggctggtaGCAGCGTTCCACTAAAAATCAGCCTGCATGCcccctttggcacatgtgccacagattgccgacccctggttcaGACCATGGAGATGTTCGTGGCATATAAATCCAAATAGaacaaaatgagagctgctgagTACTcaggacttttgaaaatgtcttaGGAGACTTACCTTTACACTCcgattttgaaaatcttggctgtaGTTTCATGACCAGGGCCAATGTTTGGGCTCTTCAGAAAAGGTTTGTACATTTGTACTATTGTGCTTGATTAGCCAAAACTAGAAGGTTGCACATTTGGTAGCTTGCGTAGGCTGAGCACCTTGCACGCACCAGGCACTTATTGCATCTCTCCATTCCTCCCACAAACTCCCTGTGTGCCGGCCCCTCCTATTTCAGGAACTCCTGGCAGCCTATTccctcatgccaggggctctgtcacccattcccacttCCACTATGTGCTAGAGGTGCTGTGTTTCCTTTCCAGTCTCCCTCTCCTGCCAGGAGATCTGTATGTCCCCTATTTCtccctccattttttttctttctttgtacgacaggggttctcaaaccaggggttgggacccctcagggggtcagcaagctgtcaacctccaccccaaaccctgctttgcctccagcatttataatggcgttaaatatataaaaagtgtttttaatttataagggggggtcgcactcagaggcttgctatgtgaaaggagtcaccagtaaaaaagtttgagagccactgttgtaGGAGATGTGTCATTCAGGACGTCACTGTTTTAAAACTCTCCGCCCTCCCTCCCAATAGCTGACATGGGGTGcattgttatgctggaaggtgttGATGGCTACCATCAACTGGTTCTTTTATCTATAGACAATCACAGGTGGCTGAAGCTGTTTGATCTGCTAACCTGATGCCGGGGGCTCTGTGGGTGTCTACCCCTGGGAAACTGACCTGCGAGACCCTGATATCTGCTACCACTGGGCAAAAAAGTGACCAGTGTACATGTGGGGGGACAATGCAGCAACGCTTGATAATACAATGTAGGTGATGACAGAAAATGAAAATCagctttattaaaaattaatgaaaCAAAGCAGAGTCTGATTTCAGATATGTCTTGAAAAGCTGCTTTTTCTAAGAAGAGAATCCGTGTGTTCTGGAGCCATGAGGCTCAACCGCCAGCGactgggagctgtgctctttGCACAAGAGCAAGAGGAGTCCTTACCCCTCAGGGCTAAGTTCAGAAAAGCAAATATTTCTCTTCCTGTTCTATCTGCTGGAGActtccctccctgcctgcagcaCCACTCCTATCTGCAGAGCTCTTGAGCCCATTTACTTTCCATGGTGCCCTTTGTACATCTGAAACACTGAAGTGCCACAGAAAGGCTTTTCTCCTGTCACTTATAGTGCACAAAGCCCTCCATGCCTTCTGCGCTGAGCAGCTGCCAGCAGTCAGGCTAGAAAAGCAGGTGAGGAGTtctggaaacacacacacactccctcttgGAGAGGAGGAACTTTTGTCTGGAGGAAGAGGTtggagggcaggaaggagggggaaaggatgtGATCTTCCAGCCACTAGCTAATAAGCAGGTCATAGTCTTCTGTGATTGTGCTGTGTATATTCGTGttattttgggggtggaggtAGGTGCTGAGTGCTATCCCTTGATACTAGCCCTGAATGCTCTGTTCACTGCATCACAATTTATTTCCAAAATGCACAGTTCCATTTTGTaccattctcctctccctccagccaATCCAAAACCCCACAAACGTGCACTCCGTGAAGAGACCATTATCTGGGACAGTCTAATctgttccccttgggaggggaAGGTCCATCGTGTAAATGAATCCTTAGTAAACTGGATGGTTCCGGTGGCTCTCCCACAGGGACTAGTTCCTACGTTTTGCCTTTGGTCACTAGAGGGTTCTGTGGCAGGAACAAGAGATCTGTAGCTGCTGGGAGGCAGAGCTAGGTGAGGATACCTGTCTGCAGTGAATCTTCACTGGCTCTGTCTCCCCGAGCCAGGACCCCCGGCCTACCCTCCCACTTTCAACTGTCTCAAGAGCTGCCAGGAGTTGCTCCCTCCCTCACCAGAGGAATGAGGAGAGGCAGGCAGTTAAGAACACCAGCTGTTAGGATCCAGCAGTCAGGTGAGTGCAGCTTGTCAGGAAACAGTCAGCCAGAAGGGGTCTCCTACCAGCAGCTTGAGGGCATGTGTGGTGCACTAGTGAGATGGGAGGGATGGGTGCATTGTGAGCAGGGAAAGGAAAGCGACAGCAACTACCATTAGAGGGAGTAGTTATTCTGCTCAGCTGAGCCAGACATTATTCTTCAACCTGCTGTGCATTGGGTTTGATTGGAACAGACATCACTGATTATGGCAGTGAGAGATACTTTTCACCACTAGACAAGTGGCTGAACGAGTAGAGCAGGCTGCAGGGACATCACAGCTTACTGCTCTGGTGTCCTGCATGGGACATCCACTCCTTCAAGGGTGGGCTTCCCACGAACACCAATTTCTTCAGAAAAGCACTGGGTTGCATTCTGGGAATGTCAGGATGGGCCTCAGAATATTTTTGCAGTTTAGCCAGAATGCGAGGTAACCCAATGGTGGAAGCATAAAACATGGGGCCACCTCTGTGCTTTGGCCACCCATAGCCATGGATGTAGATTACATCAATATCTTCTGGGGCAGAAGCTATTCCATCATCTAAGATCTGGAAGCCCTCATTGATGAGGGTATACAGACAGCGCTCCAGGATTTCCTCCTCGTCTATGAAACGTGCCTTAATATGATGGGCATCTCTATACCCAATCAGGAAATTGTGAAGCCATGGATCTGGATTAGCTATTCTAGCCCCAGGTTTCTCATATTGGTACCAGCCCCTGCCAGTCTTCTGGCCATACCTTCCATCCTCACATAGAAGATCAGGCAGTGGGCTGTATCTCCTCCTGCCACGCAGGCGAGCAGGAGTTCCTGGAGCCAGTTCAGGTCCAGTCAGGCCCTGCCCTTTCCGAGATCTCCAGCCCACATCAAGCCCAGCAAGATCTAACATTCGGAAGGGCCCCATATTGAAACCAAATCCCTCTAGAGCTTGATCTACTTCTTTTGGTTTACATCCTTCTTCTAGCAGAAAAACTGCCTGTTCAGCATAAGGAGCCATCATTCTGTTCCCAACAAATCCAAAGCAATTCCCTACTACAACCCCTATTTTGCCTATAGTTTTGGCTAAACCCATGGCAGTGGCAATGGTGATGGGCGACGTGTGACGACCACGGATTACTTCTACCAGCTTCATTACGTGGGCAGGTGAGAAGAAGTGAGTACCAATGACCTGGTGAGGGCGACTGGTGGCTGAAGCAATCTCATCAATATCCAGGGCGGAGGTGTTAGTGCACAGGAAGGACCCTGGCTTGCAGATTGCTGACAACTTATGGAAGATCTCCTTCTTCAGTGCCATGTCCTCAAACACAGCCTCAATAACTAGATCTGCATCCTGTAACACACTGAAGTCCACAGTGAATTGGAGAAGGGCGGGATCACAGGCATCTGGGCGTTGACCAATCCACTGCATTTTTGAAGCCTCACGTTCTAGAAGGGATGTCACAGCTCTTGCTCCTACCTCCAGCTGCTTCTGATCCTGCTCTAGAGCTACTACGGACATCTTGGCCTTCACCAGAGAAGTCACAATGCCTCGGCCCATTGTTCCCAGTCCTAGTGATAAAAGCAAGAGAGAAACAGAGTCTGTAAGTACCAGGAATTGTTAAGTACACCTCTGAAAATAGGCTCCTTTGGTACTTCCAGCACGTAAAGTAGGTCTCTGTGCAAATAAACAGGGGAGTGTAGATGGGAAAAAAGTAAATGGAAAATTGggggaaaaacattttaattctgtCTTTGAGAGCACTTAGAGTGCTAATTGGAGCACTGTTTGAAAAGTGAAGATGTAACATCAAGCTAATGTCTATTCAAGGATGTAGAACCATTTTGCGGTGGTATCCAGAGCACATATATCCCTGCGTAATTTATGTCGTTTCTCCAATTCATACATTATCATATGGGAGGTAGCTGGAGCAGGGCAGTAGAAATCAGGGAATCTAGATTCTATttgcagctctgccattgacttctagTGTGACCCTTTGAAAGGCACTTTTGAGTACCTAAGTTCTCCAGCTGTAAATTAGCGCTATAGAACTTTCATCTATTTTTGGAACATGCATGCAGAAAACTGTCATACGTAAGCAAGAGGAAACAAACTAGAATTTAACCCTAGTGAAGTACAGAACTTGATCTTCCAGACTCTGTGCTACGTGGAATTTCAAACTCTAGAAATGGAATTTGGCATTTGATTTAAAATTAGAATATCAGCCAGGAAAATCATTAATTGTTACTGATACTCTTTTTAGAGTTTATGATATAACCAATGTAATTGAAGGGGAAGATGTGGCACATGTAGatgtatttaaaaattgtttcctaTATCAGAAAGAGTATGAGAAGAAATTGTACAAGCAACTAGACAGACCGAGAATTTACAAAAGATTATTACAGCTATTGAAAAATGATATAATAAAGTGATAATGAAGCCATATAATCAACTTATTAAAGACTTTTCAGTAATTCAAGGAATTCTGTTTAAAGGCATAGGGTAGTAATATTGAAACATATACATGAGGGACATTTAGCCATAGAAAAAAGTAAAGGTAGAGAAAGAGAGGTTCTGTATTGACCACAAATGAACCAAAACATAGAGGTTTACATAAAAGAGAGTGACATACATCAAAAATGTAGAAATGCTCAGTCTAAACAGCCTATTACATTTATTCTAGAAAACAAGACTTTAGTCTAAAGTAGGTTTCCATCTATTTGAATAT
It includes:
- the EHHADH gene encoding peroxisomal bifunctional enzyme isoform X2; the protein is MGHSVQAWVGLPEVTLGLLPGAGGTQRLPRLIGVPAALDLITTGKRVLAAEALKLGIIDEIVEENTIDAAIHLANKVSGQPLNSRRLSLKQVQSLPNMDAILREALVKVKKQARGCLSPEMCVQAVKASVQLPFTEGIRKERELFNFLLPSGQAKALQYVFFAQRAAQKWTTSSGASWKTASAQPIRKVAVIGLGTMGRGIVTSLVKAKMSVVALEQDQKQLEVGARAVTSLLEREASKMQWIGQRPDACDPALLQFTVDFSVLQDADLVIEAVFEDMALKKEIFHKLSAICKPGSFLCTNTSALDIDEIASATSRPHQVIGTHFFSPAHVMKLVEVIRGRHTSPITIATAMGLAKTIGKIGVVVGNCFGFVGNRMMAPYAEQAVFLLEEGCKPKEVDQALEGFGFNMGPFRMLDLAGLDVGWRSRKGQGLTGPELAPGTPARLRGRRRYSPLPDLLCEDGRYGQKTGRGWYQYEKPGARIANPDPWLHNFLIGYRDAHHIKARFIDEEEILERCLYTLINEGFQILDDGIASAPEDIDVIYIHGYGWPKHRGGPMFYASTIGLPRILAKLQKYSEAHPDIPRMQPSAFLKKLVFVGSPPLKEWMSHAGHQSSKL
- the EHHADH gene encoding peroxisomal bifunctional enzyme isoform X1, whose product is MAQQYARGAVAVIRLNNPPLNALSSAVVRALEQGVKKADIDPAVKAVVICGTNGTFSAGADIRGFSSVQAGDRPSLTSVIDLIERSEKPVVAAIEGMALGGALEVALGCHYRVAHAQAWVGLPEVTLGLLPGAGGTQRLPRLIGVPAALDLITTGKRVLAAEALKLGIIDEIVEENTIDAAIHLANKVSGQPLNSRRLSLKQVQSLPNMDAILREALVKVKKQARGCLSPEMCVQAVKASVQLPFTEGIRKERELFNFLLPSGQAKALQYVFFAQRAAQKWTTSSGASWKTASAQPIRKVAVIGLGTMGRGIVTSLVKAKMSVVALEQDQKQLEVGARAVTSLLEREASKMQWIGQRPDACDPALLQFTVDFSVLQDADLVIEAVFEDMALKKEIFHKLSAICKPGSFLCTNTSALDIDEIASATSRPHQVIGTHFFSPAHVMKLVEVIRGRHTSPITIATAMGLAKTIGKIGVVVGNCFGFVGNRMMAPYAEQAVFLLEEGCKPKEVDQALEGFGFNMGPFRMLDLAGLDVGWRSRKGQGLTGPELAPGTPARLRGRRRYSPLPDLLCEDGRYGQKTGRGWYQYEKPGARIANPDPWLHNFLIGYRDAHHIKARFIDEEEILERCLYTLINEGFQILDDGIASAPEDIDVIYIHGYGWPKHRGGPMFYASTIGLPRILAKLQKYSEAHPDIPRMQPSAFLKKLVFVGSPPLKEWMSHAGHQSSKL